GGTCGGGAATTGCTCTCGTGTTGCTGCGGGCTCAGTTGTTCTAAAATCGGTTCCGGCCAATTCTACCGTCGCTGGCGTGCCCGCCAAGGTGGTGGGAGAGGCGGGTTGCTCTGAGCCATCCCGGGTCATGAACCAGATGCTTGCTGCCGAGGACTAAGACCCCCGTTGGTGGACGGAACTGTCTTTACTTTCGTCTGTTTCCCGTGCCAAAAGCCCGCAGCCTTAATGAACACGACGGAGAATGACCGGTGAAAGCTGACGAAATCAAGAAACTCGACGCCTACTTCAAGCGCGTCTTCAATCCCTCGATGTCGGTCAAGGCTCGTCCGCGCAAAGATGACTCCGCTGAAGTTTACGCAGGCGACGAGTTCCTGGGCGTGGTTTACGTCGATGACGAAGACGATGACCGTTCGTATAATTTCTCTATGGCGATCCTCGACGTGGATTTGTGATCCGATCCGATTCGGATCCGCAACGATTGGAATCAATTTTTCCTGTCGGTTGAGTGACGTTTCTCGTAACACTTATCTCTGGTAGAGTTGTGGGCGGGCAGTGTTGCCCGCTATTTTTTTGTCTTTTTCCATTGCATTTCGCAAGTGCGAAAGAATTTCGCTTGACTTTCGCAGTGCGGAATCATTGACTTCGGGCTCAATTTGTCCAGGAGGTGGGAAATGTTGAATATCGAAGAAGCCAATCGCAAGAGCAAAGAAGCTGTCGATGGCGTTCTGAAGAGCTATTCCGAAGTCGCTAAGAGCTGGCAGGCGATTGCGACGGAAACGGGCGAGTTTTCGCGCAAATACATGCAGGACGCGACATCCTATTTCGAGCAATTGATGGGTGTTCGCACCATCGAGGCAGCTCTCGAGTTGCAGACCAACTTCGCTAAGTCTTCCTACGAGACTGCTGTGGCGCAAACCAGCAAGTTGACAGAATTGTATTCCGATTTGGGCAAGACTCTCGCCAAGCCATTCGAAGCGGCGGCAAGCCAGTCAACATCCGTTTTCACGAAGACGACCCTGTAATTGGATCGAGTGAATCTTACGTATCATGGCCGTCGCGACACGTCGCGGCGGCTTTTTTCGTTTGCGCTCAGGTCTGGGCAAGCCAGTTTTGGTAGGGTAGCCAGATCGGGTCGAGGAATAGTGATTGCGTGGGATTTCAGGGGGCTTAAAATCCCGACACGGTGAACTAAATATGTATGACTGATGTCTGGTTGCGATGGAACGACACACCTGAATTCGCCAGACAATGGGGAAGAATGAAAGATGATCGCAAAGCCGATCTTGATGCAGGACGATGGAAACGAAGACGGTAATCGGGCCAATCGCGGCACGTCTGTTATCACGCGTACCCAACCCAAAACGAAGCGTCCCAATCTGTACCGCGTTCTATTGCTGAATGACGATTACACGCCAATGGATTTCGTCATTCACATTCTGGAGCGATTTTTCCAGAAGGACCGTGAAGCGGCCACTCGCATCATGCTGCACGTTCACAATCACGGTGTGGGCGAATGTGGTGTCTTTACATATGAGGTTGCTGAGACGAAGGTAAGCCAAGTCATGGATTTTGCCCGCCAGCACCAGCACCCGCTGCAATGTGTCATGGAAAAGAAATGAGGAACCCACGTGCCAACTTTTTCGCCTAGTCTTGAAAAGGCGCTGCATCAGGCACTGACTTTCGCCAATGAGCGGCACCACGAATATGCGACGCTGGAGCATCTGCTGCTGGCGTTGATCGATGATGCCGATGCGGCGGCCGTTATGGGTGCTTGCAACGTCAACCTCGACGTTCTGCGCAAAACCGTATCCGATTACATCGATAACGATCTCGCAAACCTCGTGACCGGCTATGATGAGGACTCGAAGCCGACTTCCGGCTTCCAGCGGGTCATTCAGCGAGCCGTCATTCACGTGCAGTCCTCCGGCCGTGAAGAAGTGACAGGCGCCAATGTACTGGTCGCGATTTTTGCTGAACGGGAAAGCCATGCCGCATACTTCCTGCAGGAGCAGGAAATGACGCGCTATGACGCGGTCAATTACATCTCTCACGGGATTGGAAAGCGTCCAGGGTCTTCGCAAGTTCGCACGCCTCGCGGCGCCGAAGAGGGCGAAGCCGAATCCAAACCGGGTCGTGAGCAGGAAGAGGGAAGTGCAAAGAAGGCTCAGGATGCTCTGACCGCCTACTGCGTCAACCTGAACGAAAAAGCCAAGAATGGCCGGATTGATCCGTTGATCGGGCGTCATTCGGAAGTGAACCGTACCATCCAGGTTCTGTGCCGCCGCTCCAAGAACAACCCGCTTTACGTGGGTGATCCTGGGGTAGGCAAGACCGCCATTGCCGAAGGTCTGGCTAAGCGTATCGTTGAAGGCAAGGTGCCGGAAGCGCTTGCGGATGCCACAATCTTCTCGCTCGACATGGGCACGCTGTTGGCCGGTACGCGTTATCGCGGTGATTTTGAAGAGAGATTGAAGCAGGTCGTCAAGGAGCTGGAAGAGTATCCGGGTGCCGTGCTCTTCATCGACGAAATCCACACGGTAATCGGAGCCGGTGCGACCTCCGGCGGCGCGATGGATGCTTCTAACCTCCTGAAGCCAGCCCTGTCTTCAGGTGCGATCCGCTGCATCGGTTCGACGACCTACAAGGAATATCGGCAGTTCTTCGAAAAGGATCGCGCACTCGTGCGCCGCTTCCAGAAGATCGACGTGAATGAGCCTTCGATCGAGGACGCGATAGAGATCATGAAGGGCTTGAAGCCCTATTTCGAGGAGTATCACAAGCTCCGCTATTCCAACGATGCGATCAAATCCGCAGTCGAGCTTTCGGCTCGCTACATCTCGGACCGGAAGCTTCCGGACAAGGCGATCGACGTGATCGATGAAACTGGAGCAGCTCAAATGCTGCTTCCGGCATCGAAGCGCCGCAAGCTGATCACGGAAAAGGAGATCGAGGCCACCGTTGCTACGATGGCTCGTATTCCGCCCAAGACCGTATCCAAGGATGACGAGGCGGTTCTTGCCAACCTTGAGAAGGAATTGCGGTCGGTCGTCTATGGTCAGGACAATGCGATCGAGGCGCTTGCAACCGCAATCAAACTTGCGCGGGCGGGCTTGCGCGAGCCGAACAAGCCGATTGGTTCCTATGTCTTTTCCGGCCCGACAGGCGTCGGCAAGACGGAGGTAGCCAAGCAATTGGCGGCGTCTCTGGGCGTGGAACTGCTCCGTTTCGACATGTCGGAATACATGGAGCGCCACACGGTTTCGCGCCTGCTCGGAGCGCCTCCCGGCTATGTCGGTTTCGATCAGGGTGGTCTGTTGACGGACCAGGTCGATCAGCATCCGCATTCGGTCGTGCTGCTGGACGAGATCGAAAAAGCACATCCAGACATCTACAACATCCTATTGCAGGTGATGGATCACGGCTCGCTGACGGATCACAACGGCAAGAAGATCGACTTCCGCAATGTGATCCTGATCATGACGACGAACGCTGGCGCGTCGGAGATGGCGAAAGCGGCGATCGGCTTCGGTTCTTCGAAGCGGACCGGTGAAGACGAGGAGGCTCTCAACCGACTGTTCACGCCGGAATTCCGCAACCGTCTCGATGCGACCATACCGTTTGCGCCGCTGCCAACGGAAGTCATCCATCAGGTCGTCCAGAAGTTCGTCATGCAATTGGAAAGCCAGCTTTCCGAGCGCAATGTCACCTTCGATCTGCATCAGGATGCCATCGCTTGGCTGGCGGAAAAGGGCTACGACGAGCGCATGGGTGCACGGCCACTGTCTCGTGTCATTCAGGAGCATATCAAGAAGCCGCTTGCGAATGAGATCCTGTTCGGTGCGCTTCGCAAGGGTGGTGTCGTTGAGGTCACTGTCGGCAAGAAGGAAGACGGCAAGGATGGTCTGGTTCTCAAGTCCATTCCCGAAGCCGTTCCGGTGAAGCCTAAGCCTGAAGCAGAGGTCGAGGAGGCTGCCGAAGAGAGCGGCTCTTCGAAGCAGAAGACTTCGAAAGCCAAGGCATCCACGAAGGCCGACACGAAGGAAAAGACGGTGAAGCCGAAACTTCAGGATGGAGATGTCATCACTGACGAACCGGCCAAGCCGCGCAAAGGAAGTACGGTGCCACGGGTTCCAAAAAAGAAGTAACTCGACAGGGTTACCCATGCCGGGGATTTTCCCCGGCATTTTCAATTTCAGCATCACCTAATCGTACGGGCTGTGCTAGACCCACCGCGCCGACACAATTTCTACGCCAGCACTCTGTGGTTTTGCTGGGGTAGCGCTGGAAACGATCGATGCAAGCTTCCCCGACTGAGTACCGCTCCAATACCGCCTGGTTTGTGACTGGCATGCGCGGAATAATTTCCATACCAGCCATAATCCTTATGACGTCTTTCGTCGGATTCAGTGCCTTCGCCCTCGAATCAGGAATTACGCGAGCCGAGGCTGTCTTCATGACACTGTCTGTCTGGGCGTTGCCGGCCAAGATGATCCTGATCGGGACTATGGCAAGCGGTGCACCCGTTGCCGCGAGCTTTCTGGCTGTGACGCTCTCTTCCATCCGTATGATGCCGATGGTTGCCTCCATCATGCCGGAAATGCGCAATGAGCGAAGTCCAACCTGGCTACTTCTGTTTCTGTCGCATTTTGTTGCGATAACCTCGTGGGTCTTTGCCATGCAGCACATGCAAGCTGTACCGCGAGACCGCAGGCTCGCTTATTTCGGAGGTTTCGCGATAACGCTCACGCTGCTGAACGGCGTTATCGTCGGTGTCTGCTATGGAATTGTCGCCCAGTTTCCGCCCATTGTGGCCGGCGCATTGTTCATGCTGACGCCGATCTATTTCTTCGCGTCGATTTGGGCGAGCGCTCGTCATTCTGTCGTGAAGCTCGCCTTTATTGTTGGCGTCATCGGTGGGCCGCTAATGGCGACCATCGAGCCTCGCTTTGATATCTTGTACGTGGGTATTGGTGGAGGAACGGCAGCTTACCTGATTGATCGCTATTTTATCCGCAATCGAACGTCCAAGTCTCCGAAAGCTGAACCGCGGGAGGAGCTGCCATGACTGAGAGTTGGTGGTGGGTGTTTCTCGTCATTGCCGTTGCTGGATGGCTGGCCACGGACATTTGGCGCTGGCTTGGCGTTATCGTCGGAAACCGGCTCGATGAGGATTCCGAGGGCCTGCAATGGGTACGCGCCGTTGCAACCGCGTTGGTGATGGCGGTGACCGCAAAACTGGTTGTCTTTCCCACCGGCACAATTGCCGATGCCCCGCTTTGGCTCCGGGCAGGGGCGGTGGGAATTGGCTTTGTTGCCTTTTTGATAGCAGGCCAGCGGGTTATCGTCTGTGTGGTCGTATCGCTGGTGTGCCTTGTCAGTGGATTGTTGATCGTCTGACTGGGCGAGCAGTTCGGCCGATAAGATCAGCTTCGACAAAACTTCGGAGTCCGTCGATTGTGATGCGGTATGCTCGGGCAATGCCTTGCATGACCCGAGCATGGGCTATCAGTTGGTCAGTTCAGCGCGGATCCGGGCAGCGTGGTCTGCCAGAATTGCCTGGTCTTCCATCTTGCCCGAATGTGGCTTCAAAGGTTGCCCTTCATGCCGGGGAATGACGTGAAAGTGCAGGTGGAAGACCGTTTGTCCAGCGGCTGGCTCATTGAATTGCGCGATAAACACGCCGTCTGCATCAAACGCGTCTTTCGCAGCAACGGCAAGCTTCTGAACAACCGGCATCAGTTTGGAAAGCGTTACCGGATCTGCGTCCAGCAGGTTGCGGGACCCCGATTTGGGTATCACTAACAGATGTCCGGGAGCCTGCGGCATGACGTCCATGAAAGCCAGCGTGTCCTCGTCCTCATAAACCTTGTGAGAGGGGATCGTTCCGGCAATGATCTTGCTGAATATGTTGTCTGGATCATACGTCATCTATGTCTGTCTTCCCGATATTTATGCGGTTGGTTTCAGATAGGTCGCCCTTTCTGAAAGGGCTGTGTTCACTGAGATATTCGCCAGCGTACTGCACTTCGCGCCGCTCCCTTTCAAGGTAATCGTCGATTGCGCGTCTAAGACCCGCATGGGCGATGAAGTGGCAGGAATGTGTGGTCACCGGCAGGTAACCGCGGGCGAGCTTGTGTTCTCCCTGTGCACCAGCCTCGACCCGCTGCAAACCCTTGGCAAGGGCGAAATCGATTGCCTGGTGATAGCAGACTTCGAAATGCAGAAATGGTTGATCCTCGATGCAGCCCCAGTGACGACCGTACAGCGCGTCTTCGCCAATAAAGTTGATGGCACCTGCGATATAGCGGCCATTTCGTTTTGCCATGACGAGCAGGATGTCTTCCGGCATCCGCTCGCCGATCAGCGAATAGAACTGCCGCGTGAGGTAAGGCCGACCCCATTTCCGGCTGCCGGTATCCATGTAAAAGGCGAAGAACTGATCCCAAATATCTTCGGTCAGATCCGAGCCCGTCAACCATTCGATGGTGATGCCATTTTCCACGGCAGCGCGGCGTTCCTTGCGCAGGTTCTTCCGCTTCGATGACGAGAGCTCATTCAGGAATTCATCGTGATTTGAATAGCCACGGTTGATGAAGTGGAACTGTTGATCGGTCCGGTGCAGAAAACGAGCCTGCTCCAGGAACGGCAACTCTCGCTCACTGAGAAACGTGACATGGGCGGAAGAAAGCCCCGTTTGCAAAGCCGCAGCGGCGACGCCCTGAGCAAGTGAGGATCGCACATCATCTGCTGACGATCCGTCGCGAGCCAACAGGCGAGGTCCGGTGGCCGGGGTGAAGGGTATGGAACACTGGAGCTTGGGATAGTAGCGACCACCGGCGCGCTCGAACGCGTCTGCCCAACTATGGTCGAAGACATATTCGCCCTGACTGTGGCTTTTCAGATAGGCCGGAACGGAGCCTATCAGCATTCCCGCCTCGTCTTCCAGAAGCAGATGGTGGCCCTGCCAGCCAGTCTTGGCCGTGGCCGAACCAGACGCTTCCAGGGAAGAGAGATAAGCGTGAGACAGGAACGGATTGTAAGGTGAACCACCTCCGCGTCGAGCGCCCGTCAAATGCGACCACTGCTCACTGGCGATGTTCTTGAAAGATCGTTCGACGCGGATGGTGATTTCTTCAGTCATTTACGCAGCGTTTCAGCTTTCTCGTGGGTCGAAACCCTCGAATGTCATCTGGTCTGCATGAGTATAGGTATGAGACCGCGCATTTTCATCCCTGACAGTCCAGGTGATAACGGGAATTCCGCGGCTTCTTTGAGCCTCAACGAAACTGTTCGGCAGGTGCGCCCAGTGGTAGGAAATAAAGTCCAGACCAGCCTGCATGGCTTCATCATGCTCGAAGAACTTGTCCGGATCATTCCCTTCCGCGGTCAGGCCGACAGGGAAGGGTGAGCCTGCCTTTTTCAGTGCGAAAAGCAGATGATGATCGAAGCTCATCAAAGCCACTTTGCCCTGATAGCCTTCCAGAACCTCCAGAACGGCTTCCGCAAATCCATCGTCATCTTCTTCCGTGCGACCCTTCAGCTCGATAACCAGGGGGACCTTGCCCTTCACGAGATCCAGCATCTGGCGCAGTCTGGGCACCTTGTCGCCGGTTCCGCCGACGGACAACAGGCCGAGTTCAGCCGCGGATTTTTCGCGCACGTCTCCCGCAATCCCACAGAGGCGTTCCAGCGTGTGGTCATGAAAGACCATAGGCACGCTATCCGAAGACAGCTGGATATCGCATTCAATGGCGAAACCGGCTTCCACTGCCCGTGAGAACGCGGACAGCGTGTTCTCCCAGACCTTCTTGTTCTGATCGTGATAGCCGCGATGGGCGACGGGGATCTCCTTGATCCAATCAGCGTTCATGCTCATGCTTCAATTTCCAGGATGGCGTCGATTTCTACAGCGGCGTTGAAGGGCAGAGCGGCCATACCCACCGCGGCCCGAGCATGTTTGCCCGGAGCACCGAGCACATTTGCGATGAGATTTGAGGCGCCGTTCATCACGATATGTTGTTCAGCGAAGCCAGGCGCGGAGGCGATGAAGCCGTTCAGCTTGAGCACTTGCCGGATACGGCTTAAATCTCCACCCAGTGCGGCCTTGGCTTGAGCGAGAATGTTGATGGCGCAGAGTTCAGCCGCGCGCTGGGCTGTCGGCACGTCGACTTCAGCGCCAACAAGCCCGGTTATCGCAATTTTTCCGCCTTCCATGGGCAATTGGCCCGAGATGTAGAGAGTGTTGCCGCTGATCGTGAAGGGCACGTAGTTCGCAGCTGGCGCGGCTGCTACGGGTAATTCGAACCCCAAATCCTTGAGCCGTGTTTCGATGGCTGCGGACATTTCATTCTCCTGTTTGATTGTAAAATTGACGCGATTCCGTCACACATGAAGGACGCACTGCTATTGTGGCGTACATATAACATCGTGGGCTGAGTCCCATAGGAGATTGTGGATGAACCGTTACGGCCTCGCTGGTGTTTTTTACGCCTCGACCCTGCTCTTTGCTCCCGGGGCAGCTCACGCTGGCGTCGAAACCGCACTTTCGCTCGTTCCCCATCGCGCAGTTTATGATTTGAAGTTGAAAGACCTGTCCGATCGATCCGGTATTGAAGGCATGTTCGGCCGCATGGTCTACGAGTTCACGGGGTCTGCCTGCAGCGGGTTCACGACCAATTTCCGCTTTGTCACCAAGATCGATACGGGCGAGGAACAGCGCGTCACCGACCAGCAGACGACAACCTTCGAGAATATCAAGGCACGTCAATTTCGCTTTGACACCAAGTCCTTCACGGATGAAAAGCTTGACAAGCAGGTGACCGGGGAGGCGACTGACGCAAAAACCAATCTTGCGATCTCACTTGCCAAGCCGGACAAGCGGGATGTGACGCTGACACCTTCCCAGTTCCCGACGGAGCATATGCTGGAGGTCATCGATCACGCCAAGCAGGGCAAGCGCTTTTTCGAGGCGCGTGTTTTTGACGGCTCAGAAGACGGAGACAAGAGTCTGCTGACATCCACGGTTGTCGGCGCGCAGCAGCAGCCGAAGTCCGATGATGAAGAGGCGCAGCTTGCTGGTGAATTCGCCAAGACACCGTACTGGCCAGTCACGATTGCCTATTACAACGAGGACGCCCAATCCGATTCTACGCCCGTCTACCGCATGTCGTTCAAGCTTTATGACAACGGCATCACGCGCGACCTTACCATGGACTATGGCGACTTCGTCCTTTCCGGCACGCTGTCAAAACTTGAGGTTCTGGGGAAGCCGGCGCAGGAAAAATGTAACTGACGTTAGGTTAGCGCACTGCCGTGTCTTACTTGCAGGTAAAGGTGCCACCCATCTTCGTGTCGAGTTGCTGGGTGCAGGTCGCTACCTTCTGCTTGATTTCGATCATCAGAGGTTTTTCTGATGATCGATAGCGGCACGCTAAGTTGAGCATTCGGCCCTCCTTGTAGACGGAACTCACTTGCCAGATCGCTTTCCCCTTGGTCGCATTTCCTGATGACTGGTCTGGCGCGAGCACCACGTTATCTGCCACCGGACCATCGAACAGCTCTATGGAAATCAGCGGATCCGATGCACGAACAGGACATGCTGCATCCGACGCATGGGCAAGCGAGGCTGCAAATACAGGTATAAAAGCCAGAACAATTACAGGTTTGTTCATTCTAATCGTCCCCAGCAAGTTTCTTAAGCAGACTGCAAAATTCCAGACTTGATGTCTATGGAGGCGAAGCAATCTCAGGAGCAGGGTCGTTAAAATATCGGTGCGGGTCTTGCAATTGGATGACAAGGCGGTTATGCGCACCTTCATTCCACACGCGAAGCTTGGGATTGGCCGGGAGAAATCCGGTCTGTTCCGCCGGTGGCTGTTTATGCAGCTGTTCGCTTCGCGGGGGTTAAACCGGAAACTAGGAGTATAAGGCATGGCATTGCCTGATTTCAGCATGCGTCAGCTTTTGGAAGCTGGCGTTCACTTCGGTCACCAGACACATCGCTGGAACCCGAAGATGAAGCCGTACATTTTCGG
The window above is part of the Rhizobium rhizoryzae genome. Proteins encoded here:
- a CDS encoding glycerophosphodiester phosphodiesterase, which codes for MNADWIKEIPVAHRGYHDQNKKVWENTLSAFSRAVEAGFAIECDIQLSSDSVPMVFHDHTLERLCGIAGDVREKSAAELGLLSVGGTGDKVPRLRQMLDLVKGKVPLVIELKGRTEEDDDGFAEAVLEVLEGYQGKVALMSFDHHLLFALKKAGSPFPVGLTAEGNDPDKFFEHDEAMQAGLDFISYHWAHLPNSFVEAQRSRGIPVITWTVRDENARSHTYTHADQMTFEGFDPRES
- a CDS encoding phasin family protein, whose protein sequence is MLNIEEANRKSKEAVDGVLKSYSEVAKSWQAIATETGEFSRKYMQDATSYFEQLMGVRTIEAALELQTNFAKSSYETAVAQTSKLTELYSDLGKTLAKPFEAAASQSTSVFTKTTL
- a CDS encoding cell envelope integrity EipB family protein, with translation MNRYGLAGVFYASTLLFAPGAAHAGVETALSLVPHRAVYDLKLKDLSDRSGIEGMFGRMVYEFTGSACSGFTTNFRFVTKIDTGEEQRVTDQQTTTFENIKARQFRFDTKSFTDEKLDKQVTGEATDAKTNLAISLAKPDKRDVTLTPSQFPTEHMLEVIDHAKQGKRFFEARVFDGSEDGDKSLLTSTVVGAQQQPKSDDEEAQLAGEFAKTPYWPVTIAYYNEDAQSDSTPVYRMSFKLYDNGITRDLTMDYGDFVLSGTLSKLEVLGKPAQEKCN
- a CDS encoding RidA family protein — translated: MSAAIETRLKDLGFELPVAAAPAANYVPFTISGNTLYISGQLPMEGGKIAITGLVGAEVDVPTAQRAAELCAINILAQAKAALGGDLSRIRQVLKLNGFIASAPGFAEQHIVMNGASNLIANVLGAPGKHARAAVGMAALPFNAAVEIDAILEIEA
- a CDS encoding STY0301 family protein, encoding MNKPVIVLAFIPVFAASLAHASDAACPVRASDPLISIELFDGPVADNVVLAPDQSSGNATKGKAIWQVSSVYKEGRMLNLACRYRSSEKPLMIEIKQKVATCTQQLDTKMGGTFTCK
- the clpS gene encoding ATP-dependent Clp protease adapter ClpS, translating into MIAKPILMQDDGNEDGNRANRGTSVITRTQPKTKRPNLYRVLLLNDDYTPMDFVIHILERFFQKDREAATRIMLHVHNHGVGECGVFTYEVAETKVSQVMDFARQHQHPLQCVMEKK
- a CDS encoding DUF3126 family protein; the encoded protein is MKADEIKKLDAYFKRVFNPSMSVKARPRKDDSAEVYAGDEFLGVVYVDDEDDDRSYNFSMAILDVDL
- the clpA gene encoding ATP-dependent Clp protease ATP-binding subunit ClpA; the protein is MPTFSPSLEKALHQALTFANERHHEYATLEHLLLALIDDADAAAVMGACNVNLDVLRKTVSDYIDNDLANLVTGYDEDSKPTSGFQRVIQRAVIHVQSSGREEVTGANVLVAIFAERESHAAYFLQEQEMTRYDAVNYISHGIGKRPGSSQVRTPRGAEEGEAESKPGREQEEGSAKKAQDALTAYCVNLNEKAKNGRIDPLIGRHSEVNRTIQVLCRRSKNNPLYVGDPGVGKTAIAEGLAKRIVEGKVPEALADATIFSLDMGTLLAGTRYRGDFEERLKQVVKELEEYPGAVLFIDEIHTVIGAGATSGGAMDASNLLKPALSSGAIRCIGSTTYKEYRQFFEKDRALVRRFQKIDVNEPSIEDAIEIMKGLKPYFEEYHKLRYSNDAIKSAVELSARYISDRKLPDKAIDVIDETGAAQMLLPASKRRKLITEKEIEATVATMARIPPKTVSKDDEAVLANLEKELRSVVYGQDNAIEALATAIKLARAGLREPNKPIGSYVFSGPTGVGKTEVAKQLAASLGVELLRFDMSEYMERHTVSRLLGAPPGYVGFDQGGLLTDQVDQHPHSVVLLDEIEKAHPDIYNILLQVMDHGSLTDHNGKKIDFRNVILIMTTNAGASEMAKAAIGFGSSKRTGEDEEALNRLFTPEFRNRLDATIPFAPLPTEVIHQVVQKFVMQLESQLSERNVTFDLHQDAIAWLAEKGYDERMGARPLSRVIQEHIKKPLANEILFGALRKGGVVEVTVGKKEDGKDGLVLKSIPEAVPVKPKPEAEVEEAAEESGSSKQKTSKAKASTKADTKEKTVKPKLQDGDVITDEPAKPRKGSTVPRVPKKK
- a CDS encoding GNAT family N-acetyltransferase, with protein sequence MTEEITIRVERSFKNIASEQWSHLTGARRGGGSPYNPFLSHAYLSSLEASGSATAKTGWQGHHLLLEDEAGMLIGSVPAYLKSHSQGEYVFDHSWADAFERAGGRYYPKLQCSIPFTPATGPRLLARDGSSADDVRSSLAQGVAAAALQTGLSSAHVTFLSERELPFLEQARFLHRTDQQFHFINRGYSNHDEFLNELSSSKRKNLRKERRAAVENGITIEWLTGSDLTEDIWDQFFAFYMDTGSRKWGRPYLTRQFYSLIGERMPEDILLVMAKRNGRYIAGAINFIGEDALYGRHWGCIEDQPFLHFEVCYHQAIDFALAKGLQRVEAGAQGEHKLARGYLPVTTHSCHFIAHAGLRRAIDDYLERERREVQYAGEYLSEHSPFRKGDLSETNRINIGKTDIDDV
- a CDS encoding HIT family protein, which produces MTYDPDNIFSKIIAGTIPSHKVYEDEDTLAFMDVMPQAPGHLLVIPKSGSRNLLDADPVTLSKLMPVVQKLAVAAKDAFDADGVFIAQFNEPAAGQTVFHLHFHVIPRHEGQPLKPHSGKMEDQAILADHAARIRAELTN
- a CDS encoding AzlD domain-containing protein, which translates into the protein MTESWWWVFLVIAVAGWLATDIWRWLGVIVGNRLDEDSEGLQWVRAVATALVMAVTAKLVVFPTGTIADAPLWLRAGAVGIGFVAFLIAGQRVIVCVVVSLVCLVSGLLIV
- a CDS encoding AzlC family ABC transporter permease — encoded protein: MQASPTEYRSNTAWFVTGMRGIISIPAIILMTSFVGFSAFALESGITRAEAVFMTLSVWALPAKMILIGTMASGAPVAASFLAVTLSSIRMMPMVASIMPEMRNERSPTWLLLFLSHFVAITSWVFAMQHMQAVPRDRRLAYFGGFAITLTLLNGVIVGVCYGIVAQFPPIVAGALFMLTPIYFFASIWASARHSVVKLAFIVGVIGGPLMATIEPRFDILYVGIGGGTAAYLIDRYFIRNRTSKSPKAEPREELP